The Hemicordylus capensis ecotype Gifberg chromosome 6, rHemCap1.1.pri, whole genome shotgun sequence genome window below encodes:
- the LOC128329732 gene encoding vomeronasal type-2 receptor 26-like: MVCKEDTMKCIGNAAVHIPQEWYQPGDVLIGGMASHSLYLFPKIEFHQHPSEEIFDIPFVVTKFYQHILTLAFAVNELNENPQILPNITLGFHIHDSFTNAKMTYRTTLDLLFKSHTFVPNYKCGIQNNLIGVIGGLDFDTSSLMAGILSIYKIPQLSYGSFQSTVSDGTHSPSFYHMVPNDDVLYLGIVELLQHFGWKWIGLITQDDDAGQNFLKVLESKLSLNGICSAFTETVPKIHRYTSMADIFNNYLNDIPLLLESKANAVVIYGESLSIRRLASIILRRALNSLTDFSDFSMEKHATGKVWITTAQIDFTLTTFLRIFSMQTFDGAISFTIHTKEILRFQLFLQLLNPLRTKGDGFITDFWEQAFDCFIPNSDQPTDVSESCSGKQKLESLPAPFFEMSMTGHSYSIYNAVYALAHALHAMYSSWSKHRVIEDEGRQAPWNVEPWQLHSWLQRISFNNSAEEEIRFNEHGELVSGFDMTNLVTFPNNSYVRVQVGSLDLQAPPGKKLTIKEDRIQWHRHLTQVPPQSLCNDNCQPGSSRKRKEGEKFCCYDCTLCPEGMISDQKDMDYCVSCTEGHYPNMVQDQCIPKVVIFLSFEEPLGITLVFLALFFSLITALVLGIFIKQRDTPIVKANNRSLTYVLLISLLLCFLCSLLFIGQPKPITCFLRQPAFGIIFSTAVSSVLAKTITVVVAFMASKPGNIFRKWMGKTLAHSIVFSCSLVQIGICAVWLSTSPPFPDLDMHSLSGEITVECNEGSAVMFYYVLGYMGLLAIVSFSVAFLARKLPDSFNEAKFITFSMLVFCSVWLSFVPTYLSTRGKYMVAVEIFSILASSAGLLGCIFSPKCYTIVLRPDLNKREQLIRKYKI; the protein is encoded by the exons ATGGTATGCAAGGAAGATACCATGAAGTGTATTGGAAATGCCGCTGTACATATTCCACAGGAGTGGTACCAACCAGGTGATGTCCTTATTGGTGGGATGGCTTCTCATAGCCTGTATCTTTTCCCCAAAATTGAGTTCCACCAACATCCTTCGGAGGAGATATTTGACATACCGTT TGTGGTGACAAAGTTCTACCAGCACATCCTGACCTTGGCATTTGCAGTCAATGAGCTCAATGAGAATCCCCAAATCCTGCCCAATATTACACTTGGGTTCCACATCCACGACAGCTTCACCAATGCAAAGATGACCTACCGTACCACTTTGGATCTGCTCTTCAAATCACACACTTTTGTTCCCAACTACAAATGTGGTATCCAGAACAATCTAATAGGAGTCATTGGTGGACTAGACTTTGATACATCCTCACTAATGGCAGGCATCTTAAGTATTTACAAGATTCCACAG CTGTCCTATGGCTCATTTCAATCAACTGTGAGTGATGGAACCCATTCCCCTTCTTTTTATCACATGGTCCCCAATGATGATGTTCTGTACCTGGGAATAGTTGAGTTGCTTCAGCATTTTGGATGGAAATGGATTGGGCTTATTACTCAAGATGATGATGCAGGACAAAATTTCTTGAAGGTCTTGGAGTCGAAGCTTTCTCTGAATGGAATCTGTTCAGCTTTCACAGAAACCGTTCCAAAGATCCACCGATACACTAGCATGGCTGATATATTCAATAATTATCTCAATGACATTCCACTTCTCTTAGAAAGCAAAGCTAATGCAGTTGTTATATATGGAGAAAGTTTATCCATTAGGAGGTTGGCAAGCATTATACTGAGAAGAGCCCTGAATTCTCTCACAGACTTCTCAGACTTCTCTATGGAGAAACATGCCACAGGAAAGGTGTGGATTACCACAGCCCAAATTGATTTCACATTAACCACATTTCTAAGGATTTTTAGTATGCAAACATTTGATGGTGCAATTTCCTTCACAATCCACACAAAGGAGATTCTACGATTCCAACTGTTTCTTCAGCTTCTAAACCCTTTAAGGACAAAAGGAGATGGCTTCATCACAGATTTTTGGGAGCAAGCATTTGATTGCTTTATTCCTAATTCTGATCAGCCAACAGATGTCTCTGAATCATGCAGTGGGAAGCAGAAATTGGAGAGTCTTCCAGCACCTTTTTTTGAAATGAGCATGACTGGTCATAGCTACAGTATCTATAATGCTGTCTATGCTCTGGCACATGCTTTACATGCCATGTACTCATCTTGGTCCAAACACAGGGTAATAGAGGATGAGGGCAGACAGGCACCTTGGAATGTGGAACCCTGGCAG CTCCACTCATGGCTTCAGAGAATCTCATTCAACAATAGTGCTGAGGAAGAAATTAGATTTAATGAACATGGAGAATTAGTATCTGGTTTTGATATGACAAACTTGGTCACTTTCCCAAATAACTCATATGTCAGGGTCCAAGTTGGAAGTCTGGATCTTCAGGCTCCTCCAGGCAAAAAACTCACCATTAAGGAGGACAGAATCCAGTGGCACAGACACTTGACTCAG GTGCCTCCTCAGTCACTGTGTAATGACAACTGCCAACCTGGTTCCAGCAggaaaaggaaggagggggagaagttTTGCTGCTATGACTGCACTCTGTGTCCAGAAGGGATGATCTCAGATCAGAAAG ACATGGATTACTGTGTCTCTTGCACAGAAGGTCACTATCCAAACATGGTCCAAGATCAATGTATTCCCAAGGTTGTGATCTTCCTCTCTTTTGAAGAACCTTTGGGAATCACTTTAGTCTTTTTGGCACTTTTCTTTTCTCTTATCACGGCTTTGGTACTCGGAATCTTTATTAAGCAGCGAGACActcccattgtcaaagccaacaatcGGAGCCTCACCTATGTTCTCCtcatctctctcctcctttgcttccTCTGCTCCTTGCTATTCATTGGGCAGCCTAAACCCATCACCTGCTTCCTCCGCCAACCAgcttttggcatcatcttctccACTGCTGTTTCTTCTGTTTTGGCCAAAACCATTACAGTGGTTGTGGCTTTCATGGCCTCCAAACCAGGAAACATTTTTCGGAAATGGATGGGGAAGACCTTAGCGCATTCTATTGTCTTTTCCTGCTCTCTTGTTCAAATAGGCATTTGTGCTGTTTGGCTGAGTACTTCTCCTCCGTTCCCAGATTTGGACATGCACTCACTATCGGGAGAAATCACAGTGGAATGTAATGAAGGGTCAGCTGTCATGTTTTATTATGTTCTTGGCTACATGGGCCTTCTGGCTATTGTCAGCTTCTCTGTGGCCTTCCTAGCCAGGAAGTTACCTGAcagtttcaatgaagccaagttcatcaccttcagcatgttggtcttctgcagtgtttggcTGTCCTTTGTTCCAACCTACTTGAGCACGAGAGGAAAATATATGGtagctgtggagatcttctccatcttagcctccagtgctgggttACTGGGCTGCATTTTTTCTCCCAAATGTTACACTATTGTGTTGAGACCTGATTTGAACAAAAGAGAGCAGCTaataagaaaatataaaatctgA